One region of Colius striatus isolate bColStr4 chromosome 4, bColStr4.1.hap1, whole genome shotgun sequence genomic DNA includes:
- the GDAP1 gene encoding ganglioside-induced differentiation-associated protein 1 isoform X1: MEEVRLAIAEKGLKCEEHDVNLPLSEHNEPWFMRLNSSGEVPVLIHGENIICEATQIIDYLEATFVEEEVPRLMPEEGSMYYPRVQHYRELLDSLPMDAYTHGCILHPELTVDSMIPAYATSRIRSQISNTESELRKLAEENPDLQDAYIAKQKRLKSKLLDHDNIKYLKKILDELEKVLDQVETELQRRNEETPEDENQPWLCGDFFSLADVSLAVTLHRLKFLGLARRNWGNGKRPNLEAYYERVLKRKAFHRVLGHVNNILISAVLPTAFRVAKRRAPRVVGTSLLLGLLVGAGYLAFLCLRRRFAGVVLSVRARQNYL; this comes from the exons GTGCGTTTGGCCATCGCCGAGAAAGGCCTGAAGTGCGAAGAGCACGATGTAAACCTGCCGCTGAGCGAGCACAACGAGCCATGGTTCATGCGCTTAAATTCCTCTGGAGAAGTACCAGTTCTGATCCATGGGGAGAACATCATTTGTGAGGCAACACAGATTATCGATTACCTTGAAGCGACGTTTGTAGAGG AGGAAGTACCAAGATTAATGCCAGAAGAAGGGAGCATGTATTATCCAAGGGTGCAACATTATAGAGAGCTTTTGGACTCCTTGCCTATGGATGCCTACACACATGGTTGCATCTTGCACCCCGAGTTAACAGTGGACTCCATGATTCCAGCCTACGCTACCAGCAGAATTCGTA gCCAAATAAGTAACACAGAATCAGAGCTGAGGAAACTTGCAGAAGAAAACCCAGACCTTCAAGATGCCTATATAGCAAAACAGAAGCGCCTTAAG TCTAAGCTACTGGATCATGATAATATAAAGTACCTAAAGAAAATACTGGATGAACTGGAAAAAGTTTTGGATCAAGTTGAGACTGAATTGCAGCGGCGAAATGAGGAAACACCAG AAGATGAAAATCAGCCCTGGCTCTGTGGAGATTTCTTCAGTCTGGCAGATGTATCGCTTGCCGTCACGTTACATCGCCTGAAGTTTCTGGGATTAGCGAGGAGAAACTGGGGGAACGGGAAGCGGCCCAACTTAGAAGCCTATTACGAGCGTGTCCTGAAGAGAAAAGCATTTCACAGAGTTCTGGGCCACGTCAACAACATATTAATCTCGGCCGTGCTGCCGACGGCGTTCCGCGTGGCCAAGAGGAGGGCGCCCAGAGTTGTGGGCACCAGCCTGCTGCTTGGCCTGCTGGTGGGGGCTGGCTACCTCGCCTTCCTCTGCCTGCGCAGGAGGTTTGCCGGCGTGGTGCTGTCCGTCAGAGCCAGGCAGAATTACTTGTAG
- the GDAP1 gene encoding ganglioside-induced differentiation-associated protein 1 isoform X2 — MRLNSSGEVPVLIHGENIICEATQIIDYLEATFVEEEVPRLMPEEGSMYYPRVQHYRELLDSLPMDAYTHGCILHPELTVDSMIPAYATSRIRSQISNTESELRKLAEENPDLQDAYIAKQKRLKSKLLDHDNIKYLKKILDELEKVLDQVETELQRRNEETPEDENQPWLCGDFFSLADVSLAVTLHRLKFLGLARRNWGNGKRPNLEAYYERVLKRKAFHRVLGHVNNILISAVLPTAFRVAKRRAPRVVGTSLLLGLLVGAGYLAFLCLRRRFAGVVLSVRARQNYL, encoded by the exons ATGCGCTTAAATTCCTCTGGAGAAGTACCAGTTCTGATCCATGGGGAGAACATCATTTGTGAGGCAACACAGATTATCGATTACCTTGAAGCGACGTTTGTAGAGG AGGAAGTACCAAGATTAATGCCAGAAGAAGGGAGCATGTATTATCCAAGGGTGCAACATTATAGAGAGCTTTTGGACTCCTTGCCTATGGATGCCTACACACATGGTTGCATCTTGCACCCCGAGTTAACAGTGGACTCCATGATTCCAGCCTACGCTACCAGCAGAATTCGTA gCCAAATAAGTAACACAGAATCAGAGCTGAGGAAACTTGCAGAAGAAAACCCAGACCTTCAAGATGCCTATATAGCAAAACAGAAGCGCCTTAAG TCTAAGCTACTGGATCATGATAATATAAAGTACCTAAAGAAAATACTGGATGAACTGGAAAAAGTTTTGGATCAAGTTGAGACTGAATTGCAGCGGCGAAATGAGGAAACACCAG AAGATGAAAATCAGCCCTGGCTCTGTGGAGATTTCTTCAGTCTGGCAGATGTATCGCTTGCCGTCACGTTACATCGCCTGAAGTTTCTGGGATTAGCGAGGAGAAACTGGGGGAACGGGAAGCGGCCCAACTTAGAAGCCTATTACGAGCGTGTCCTGAAGAGAAAAGCATTTCACAGAGTTCTGGGCCACGTCAACAACATATTAATCTCGGCCGTGCTGCCGACGGCGTTCCGCGTGGCCAAGAGGAGGGCGCCCAGAGTTGTGGGCACCAGCCTGCTGCTTGGCCTGCTGGTGGGGGCTGGCTACCTCGCCTTCCTCTGCCTGCGCAGGAGGTTTGCCGGCGTGGTGCTGTCCGTCAGAGCCAGGCAGAATTACTTGTAG